One Setaria viridis chromosome 7, Setaria_viridis_v4.0, whole genome shotgun sequence genomic region harbors:
- the LOC117865242 gene encoding L-type lectin-domain containing receptor kinase IX.2, which produces MERKHRPELRKLHAVMGFPLRLQVVVWLSILVLLSIPYSHSKSCGSLDDEQHPSWELDYYTFSTRLDRLHNYKMVNESGFLGDFTRHDVVDMPKDALGLLHIPLMVQLCSFWTDLDYELQVRERSFAVSFTMSLYQQPSWKKHTTTAAEDQRQDLPQTLSFLILPVVFWELYDGKSLAEQLKLSAEGTLALSEVAPGGGSNVSVEIGKLAYSEDISLACPYYGSFTPLGVNVAIIEPAAATASYTVWIEYLSSKHSLSVYVCAGKDSPRPKIPIAVKEDVRFADGAYSSASFALFSLVGQLLQVHAWNSTVVRHQLALTDGERVTVSIFIGMVIASMATAAGVFVVCTFRSIRRRWKEERDEFARTMQRLPGVPIQIEFADIRMATNNFHDTAKLGKGGFGSVYGCTLPATATRTEQAMEVAVKKFTGEVKERRYEDFLAEVSIINRLRHKNIVPLVGWSYNKGDPLLIYEYMTYGSLDQHLFRGGGNGDQRLQQEDASSIRQWHSRYSIARDIATGLHYVHHEHEPMVLHRDIKASNIMLDSNFHARLGDFGIACTVAADRSSVTGIAGTWGYISPEYAMSRRATRQTDIYAFGVLILEVVTGKKNRDVPPDDGHISDWVWRLHGEGRLLDAVDDHQQAVVVDEAERLLLLGLACTNPDPTNRPSMAVAVQVISKLAPPPDVPPERPAFVWPPKEWRSLDSDYCTTESNLGGISTSTVELVQIMQDQPPPETQSSSTRFFSV; this is translated from the exons ATGGAGAGGAAACACAGACCTGAGCTGAGGAAGTTGCATGCTGTGATGGGCTTTCCGCTCAGGCTGCAGGTTGTGGTTTGGCTCTCCATCCTTGTCCTCCTCAGCATCCCCTATTCCCACTCTAAATCATGCGGATCACTCGACGACGAGCAGCATCCATCGTGGGAATTGGACTACTACACCTTCAGCACAAGGTTGGACAGACTCCACAACTATAAGATGGTCAATGAGTCAGGCTTCTTAGGGGACTTTACACGGCATGATGTGGTCGACATGCCCAAGGATGCCCTAGGACTGCTCCACATCCCTCTCATGGTGCAGCTCTGCAGCTTTTGGACCGATCTGGATTACGAGCTCCAGGTCCGTGAGAGGTCATTCGCCGTCTCGTTCACGATGAGTCTCTATCAACAGCCATCATGGAAGAAGCATaccacgacggcggcggaaGATCAAAGGCAAGATCTCCCACAGACGCTAAGCTTCCTTATCCTCCCCGTCGTCTTCTGGGAACTCTATGATGGAAAATCCCTTGCTGAACAACTGAAGCTCAGTGCGGAAGGCACGCTCGCGTTGAGTGAGGTGGCGCCAGGTGGTGGCAGCAACGTTTCCGTGGAGATTGGTAAGCTTGCTTATAGTGAAGACATCAGCCTGGCTTGCCCATACTACGGTTCCTTTACACCTCTGGGAGTCAATGTTGCCATCATCGAGCCTGCTGCTGCTACGGCCAGCTACACGGTGTGGATTGAGTACCTCAGCTCCAAGCACAGCTTATCAGTCTATGTCTGCGCCGGCAAAGACAGCCCACGACCGAAGATACCCATCGCCGTGAAGGAGGACGTCAGATTTGCTGACGGGGCTTACTCCTCCGCCAGCTTTGCCTTGTTCTCCTTGGTTGGGCAACTCCTGCAGGTCCATGCCTGGAATTCCACGGTAGTCAGACACCAACTTGCTCTTACGGATGGAGAGCGTGTAACCGTGTCCATATTCATCGGCATGGTAATTGCCTCGATGGCCACGGCAGCCGGTGTGTTTGTGGTATGCACCTTCAGGTCCATTCGGCGAAGGTGGAAGGAGGAGCGGGATGAGTTCGCCAGAACCATGCAGCGCCTCCCGGGGGTGCCAATACAGATAGAGTTTGCCGACATCAGAATGGCCACCAACAACTTCCACGACACCGCCAAGTTGGGGAAAGGCGGATTTGGCTCCGTCTACGGATGCACGCTTCCAGCCACTGCAACCAGGACGGAACAAGCCATGGAGGTGGCCGTCAAGAAGTTCACGGGGGAAGTTAAGGAACGACGCTACGAGGACTTCCTAGCGGAAGTCAGCATCATCAACCGTCTGCGCCACAAGAACATCGTCCCACTCGTCG GCTGGTCATACAACAAGGGAGATCCTCTACTTATCTACGAGTACATGACATACGGTAGCCTGGATCAACATCTCTTCCGGGGAGGCGGCAATGGTGATCAGCGGTTACAACAGGAGGACGCATCGTCTATTCGGCAATGGCACAGCCGCTACAGCATTGCAAGAGACATAGCAACCGGCCTGCACTATGTTCATCATGAGCACGAGCCAATGGTGCTGCACCGTGATATAAAAGCGAGCAACATTATGCTGGATTCCAACTTCCACGCCCGTCTAGGTGACTTTGGTATTGCCTGTACGGTAGCTGCGGATAGGAGCTCCGTCACCGGCATCGCTGGCACCTGGGGGTACATATCGCCGGAGTACGCGATGAGCCGTAGGGCGACACGCCAGACTGACATCTACGCATTTGGGGTTCTCATTCTCGAGGTGGTGACGGGCAAGAAGAACAGGGACGTGCCACCAGACGACGGCCACATCTCCGATTGGGTCTGGCGTCTCCATGGGGAAGGCAGGCTGCTCGATGCTGTGGACGATCACCAGCAGGCCGTTGTTGTAGATGAGGCAGAACGCCTACTGCTCCTTGGCTTGGCGTGCACTAACCCCGACCCGACCAACCGTCCTAGCATGGCTGTGGCTGTGCAGGTCATCAGCAagttggcgccgccgccggacgtgcCTCCTGAGAGGCCAGCGTTCGTGTGGCCGCCCAAAGAGTGGCGTTCACTAGACTCTGATTATTGCACAACAGAGAGCAATCTGGGGGGGATCTCGACCAGCACGGTCGAGCTGGTGCAGATCATGCAGgaccagccgccgccggagacaCAGAGCAGCAGCACAAGGTTCTTCAGCGTGTGA
- the LOC117863223 gene encoding probable L-type lectin-domain containing receptor kinase VII.2, with protein MGFKFKRKGVVACFCILFILIFISVLLYILQQLGPDVCSKLLKYSKLRVKWIHDTFRLELDTLQTYDIVMESGLSSEGSGVDRRKLAGMPNSRGLLRIPHKVYLSGYWPVGKEVLVSESSFAISFTMSLYKPSWKGTIKLQNSTGLAFLVLPPYQRAHGNLTKQLGLGADGSLKLTNSTARTTNFLGGGHVSVEIGRLPDGSSISPYDPSDRLLVVHVSNIEPAPAVARYTLWIEYTRLGQCLTVYVAPGEGKERPDHAVAIKKNISYSGGMYWDASFGLYSSAGQLMQVHTWSTEVEGAPYLMKYIMDNYSKLAAIFAALLLALAATVAAAAISGVAWYFRTKRRRWKKEQDKLAKIMQSLPGVPTQVDFADIRKATGNFDETMKLGKGGFSSVYRCRLPPDARGRSSSTEVAVKKFTRGVEEQRYEDFLAEVSIINRLRHKNVVPLVGWSYNKGEPLLIYEYMNNGSLDQHLFRRGGNGEQQEQQEDTPIRQWETRYSIARDIATGLHYVHHEHEPMVLHRDIKASNIMLDSNFRARLGDFGIACTVAADRSSVTGVAGTWGYIAPDYAMSNRATRQTDIYAFGVLVLEVVTGKKNRDVPPDDGHISDWVWRLHGKGRLLDAVDDHQQAVVLDEAERLLLLGLACTNPDPTNRPSMAAAVQVISKLSPPPDVPFERPAFVWPPKEWCSLDSDYCTTQSNLGGISTSTVELVQIMQDQPPMETQSSSTRFFSV; from the exons ATGGGCTTCAAGTTCAAGCGTAAGGGCGTTGTGGCGTGCTTCTGCATCCTCTTTATCCTAATCTTCATCTCCGTCCTCCTCTACATCCTCCAACAACTAGGTCCCGACGTCTGCTCGAAGCTGCTCAAGTACAGCAAGCTGAGAGTGAAGTGGATCCACGACACCTTCAGATTGGAGTTGGATACACTCCAAACCTATGACATAGTCATGGAGTCTGGTTTGTCATCAGAGGGTAGTGGTGTTGACCGGCGCAAGCTTGCCGGCATGCCCAACTCCCGAGGACTGCTGCGTATCCCGCACAAGGTGTACCTCAGCGGCTATTGGCCCGTTGGCAAGGAGGTTTTGGTCAGTGAGTCGTCCTTTGCCATCTCCTTTACCATGAGCTTGTACAAGCCGTCATGGAAGGGAACGATCAAATTACAGAATAGTACAGGTCTAGCCTTCCTCGTCCTGCCGCCTTAccagagagcacacggcaacTTGACAAAGCAACTGGGGCTCGGAGCAGACGGCTCCCTCAAGCTCACCAACTCCACAGCCAGGACAACTAATTTCCTCGGAGGCGGACATGTGTCGGTCGAGATCGGAAGGCTACCTGATGGGTCGTCGATCTCGCCTTATGATCCTAGTGATCGCCTTCTTGTTGTCCATGTTTCTAACATCGAGCCTGCTCCTGCGGTGGCAAGGTACACTTTGTGGATTGAGTACACTCGTCTTGGGCAATGCTTAACAGTCTACGTCGCCCCTGGTGAAGGCAAAGAAAGACCGGATCACGCCGTCGCCATCAAGAAGAACATCAGCTACAGCGGTGGAATGTACTGGGATGCCAGTTTCGGCTTGTATTCCTCAGCGGGGCAACTCATGCAAGTCCATACCTGGAGCACCGAGGTGGAGGGCGCCCCCTATCTCATGAAGTACATTATGGATAATTATTCGAAACTTGCAGCAATATTTGCGGCATTGCTTTTAGCACTAGCTGCAACCGTAGCTGCGGCTGCCATTTCGGGTGTGGCATGGTACTTCAGGACCAagcggaggaggtggaagaaggaGCAGGACAAGCTTGCCAAGATCATGCAAAGCCTCCCCGGGGTGCCGACTCAGGTCGATTTCGCCGACATCAGGAAGGCCACCGGCAACTTCGACGAGACGATGAAGCTGGGGAAAGGCGGCTTCAGCTCCGTGTACAGGTGCCGGCTTCCCCCGGATGCTCGTGGGAGGAGCAGCTCGACGGAGGTTGCCGTCAAGAAGTTCACGCGCGGGGTCGAGGAACAGCGCTACGAGGACTTCCTCGCCGAGGTCAGCATCATCAACCGTCTGCGCCACAAGAACGTCGTCCCACTCGTCG GCTGGTCATACAACAAGGGGGAGCCTCTACTTATCTACGAGTACATGAACAACGGCAGCCTTGATCAACATCTGTTCAGGAGAGGTGGCAACGGGGAACAGCAggaacaacaggaagacacACCTATTCGGCAATGGGAGACTCGTTACAGCATCGCGAGAGACATAGCCACCGGTCTGCACTACGTTCATCACGAGCATGAGCCAATGGTGCTGCACCGCGACATCAAGGCGAGCAACATTATGCTCGACTCCAACTTCCGCGCCCGTCTCGGTGACTTTGGCATCGCCTGCACGGTAGCTGCTGACAGGAGCTCCGTCACCGGCGTCGCCGGCACCTGGGGTTACATAGCGCCGGACTACGCGATGAGCAACAGGGCCACACGCCAGACTGACATCTATGCATTTGGTGTTCTGGTCCTGGAGGTGGTTACGGGCAAGAAGAACAGGGACGTGCCACCTGACGACGGCCACATTTCCGATTGGGTCTGGCGTCTCCATGGCAAGGGAAGGCTGCTGGATGCTGTGGACGATCACCAGCAGGCCGTCGTTCTAGATGAGGCTGAGCGTCTACTGCTCCTTGGCTTGGCGTGCACCAACCCCGATCCGACCAACCGTCcgagcatggcggcggcggtgcaggtcATCAGTAagttgtcgccgccgccggacgtgcCTTTCGAGAGGCCAGCGTTCGTGTGGCCACCCAAAGAGTGGTGTTCACTGGACTCTGATTATTGCACAACACAGAGCAATCTGGGGGGGATCTCGACCAGCACGGTCGAGCTGGTGCAGATCATGCAGGACCAGCCGCCCATGGAGACACAGAGCAGCAGCACAAGGTTCTTCAGCGTGTGA